The following proteins come from a genomic window of Candidatus Nitrospira nitrificans:
- a CDS encoding ABC transporter permease yields MAWRETRAAWRHFLYFLVCIAIGVGALTGVSLFGTQIEHTVTKEARGLLGGDLEIRLARPISPKGRDVLDSLRERGIVLTHVSELVAMAARAGSSGSGQPTQIIELKAVEPQYPLYGLPRLEPSSDLVELLRQQTHGCPGRTCFGVVVQESLLIRMGLTVGDQLRIGQGLFIITGIVKTEPDRMANAFSLGPRVLMSREGLHAAELIKLGSRIRERYLLKIPNTMAPDPLLYELRGRLAPDAARVSSYRDAQPQLKQSLEQLTRYVGLIGLTALFVGGLGVATSVHAFVREKLQTIAILKTVGAESSTIIQTYVLQATILGLVGSLVGLGIGVLLQQSLPGVIAALMASDLLDQLGFSQGGLELPLAPLAKGLALGILSTLLFTLWPLLTIRDVKPARIFRREVTPLALSNESNPTRWWMFWKGLDRAKAVTSVGVGLGLALLSVWQANSWKVGLLFILAFAVAVVLLGTSARGVLMALKKWPRPEALVLRQALGNVLRPGSQAVSITIAIGIAVMVVTTVSLVERSLLAQVGDNRPTDAPTFFFIDIQPDQAEGMTTLLRQRSSDPNPRLTPLVRSRLAGLKGTPIKIEATSEEEDQKEKAAQKEERRKKWYLTREYVLTFLQDFPKDNKIVQGDWWKPGQVFTKPLISIEEDAAKQLGLTVGDTLELDIQGTPITGEISSIRQVEWGNFSTNFYMIFSPGALDGAPHTYVATVHVTPSEEVALQQAVVASFPNVTAINIGDVFDSFARVLDRLSLAIRAVALFCVLSGGLVMAAALAATRYRRLYESVILKALGATRSMIARSFAVEYALLGTLGGLLGCALASALSWAVLASVFDLSWSLQPTTLAIGFVATIMLTMLVGFLSTYRLLGQPPLAVLRQE; encoded by the coding sequence ATGGCGTGGCGAGAAACACGCGCCGCATGGCGACACTTTCTCTATTTTTTGGTCTGTATTGCGATCGGCGTCGGAGCCTTGACCGGGGTCTCCCTTTTTGGAACGCAGATCGAGCATACGGTGACAAAAGAAGCACGAGGACTTCTCGGGGGTGATCTCGAGATTCGACTCGCTCGCCCGATAAGTCCGAAAGGCCGGGACGTGCTGGACTCATTGCGCGAACGTGGGATCGTTCTGACACACGTCAGTGAGCTCGTGGCGATGGCGGCGAGAGCCGGATCCTCCGGGAGTGGACAGCCGACGCAAATCATAGAGTTGAAGGCCGTTGAGCCACAGTACCCGCTGTATGGATTACCGCGACTTGAACCGAGCAGCGACTTGGTGGAACTGCTTCGGCAACAGACGCACGGATGCCCCGGTCGAACTTGCTTTGGCGTGGTGGTGCAGGAGTCTCTGTTGATCAGGATGGGGCTCACGGTGGGAGATCAACTCAGGATCGGACAAGGGCTCTTCATCATCACCGGCATCGTTAAAACGGAGCCGGATCGCATGGCCAATGCCTTCAGTCTTGGTCCTCGCGTCCTGATGTCACGAGAAGGGCTGCACGCGGCCGAGCTGATCAAGCTGGGCAGCAGGATTCGCGAACGATATCTTCTGAAAATTCCAAACACGATGGCGCCTGACCCGCTGCTCTACGAGCTGAGAGGACGACTTGCGCCGGACGCTGCCCGCGTGTCCAGTTACCGAGACGCACAGCCCCAACTGAAGCAGTCGTTGGAACAGCTGACCCGTTATGTAGGCTTGATCGGCTTGACGGCGCTGTTCGTTGGAGGGCTGGGAGTCGCCACGTCGGTGCATGCCTTTGTCCGTGAAAAGTTACAGACCATCGCGATCTTGAAGACCGTGGGCGCGGAGTCCTCGACGATTATTCAGACCTACGTGCTCCAGGCCACAATCCTCGGGTTGGTGGGAAGTCTCGTCGGCCTTGGGATCGGTGTGCTCCTCCAGCAAAGCCTCCCAGGGGTGATCGCCGCATTGATGGCATCGGACCTCCTCGACCAATTGGGATTCAGTCAGGGAGGGCTGGAGCTTCCCCTGGCGCCCTTGGCCAAGGGATTGGCCTTGGGCATACTCTCGACACTTTTGTTTACACTGTGGCCGTTACTGACGATCCGTGACGTCAAACCGGCTCGGATTTTTCGCCGTGAGGTTACCCCACTGGCATTGTCCAATGAGTCGAACCCAACCCGATGGTGGATGTTCTGGAAAGGGCTTGACCGAGCAAAGGCCGTTACATCGGTCGGGGTCGGCTTGGGGCTGGCGTTGTTGTCGGTGTGGCAAGCGAATTCCTGGAAAGTCGGCCTGCTCTTCATCCTCGCCTTTGCGGTGGCGGTCGTGCTGTTGGGGACGTCGGCACGTGGGGTGCTCATGGCCCTGAAGAAATGGCCTCGACCTGAGGCTCTTGTTCTTCGTCAAGCGCTGGGCAATGTCTTACGCCCAGGAAGTCAGGCGGTGAGTATCACGATTGCCATCGGCATCGCCGTCATGGTCGTGACGACCGTGTCGCTCGTCGAGCGCTCGCTCCTTGCGCAAGTCGGCGACAACCGGCCGACCGACGCCCCGACGTTTTTCTTCATCGATATCCAACCTGATCAGGCAGAAGGGATGACGACGCTCCTGCGCCAACGGTCGAGTGATCCAAACCCTCGGTTGACGCCGCTGGTACGGTCCCGGCTCGCCGGCCTGAAGGGGACGCCAATCAAAATTGAGGCGACATCGGAAGAGGAAGACCAAAAGGAGAAAGCGGCTCAGAAGGAAGAACGGCGAAAGAAGTGGTACCTCACGCGCGAATACGTCCTGACGTTCCTCCAGGATTTTCCTAAGGACAATAAGATCGTTCAGGGCGACTGGTGGAAGCCGGGACAAGTCTTTACGAAACCGCTGATCTCGATCGAAGAAGATGCCGCGAAACAACTCGGTCTTACCGTCGGAGATACGCTTGAGCTGGATATACAAGGCACACCCATCACGGGAGAGATCAGCAGCATTCGACAAGTGGAGTGGGGAAACTTTTCCACGAACTTCTACATGATCTTTTCACCGGGCGCGCTTGATGGAGCCCCACACACCTATGTCGCGACCGTTCACGTGACGCCGTCCGAAGAGGTGGCCCTCCAGCAGGCCGTCGTGGCCTCATTTCCCAATGTGACGGCCATCAATATCGGCGACGTGTTCGACAGTTTTGCACGGGTGCTCGATCGGCTCTCGCTGGCTATCCGAGCCGTGGCCCTGTTCTGTGTCTTGTCCGGAGGTCTAGTGATGGCGGCGGCTCTGGCGGCGACACGCTATCGGCGGTTGTACGAATCAGTCATTCTGAAAGCCCTGGGAGCGACTCGCAGCATGATCGCGCGTTCCTTTGCCGTTGAGTACGCGCTTCTGGGAACACTGGGAGGGTTGCTGGGATGTGCATTGGCCAGTGCCTTGTCCTGGGCCGTGCTTGCGAGTGTGTTCGATCTCTCCTGGAGCCTGCAACCGACCACCCTTGCGATAGGCTTCGTGGCCACAATCATGCTGACTATGCTGGTCGGGTTTCTTAGCACTTACCGATTACTCGGTCAGCCGCCATTGGCGGTGCTTCGACAGGAATAG
- a CDS encoding ABC transporter ATP-binding protein produces MITVKDISMVLAAASRSVTILDRITFEIPAKQTVAIVGPSGSGKSTLLGLMAGLDRPTAGSIQLDGIDITTMSESRMARFRREKVGYIFQSFHLIPTLTAIENVAVPLELSGMSRAGDRAAELLAAVGLSDRMGHYPVQLSGGEQQRVAVARAFACRPPILLADEPTGNLDSSTGAHVIELLLSLHRDSGATLVLVTHDAALASSMQRVLSLRDGRLESDNMTRGAEFLDDSSATSPRSEQASSADRSSLDLFPTFGS; encoded by the coding sequence ATGATCACCGTGAAAGATATTTCGATGGTCTTGGCCGCGGCAAGTCGATCCGTCACGATCCTCGATCGCATCACCTTTGAAATCCCGGCGAAACAGACGGTGGCCATTGTAGGACCATCAGGAAGCGGAAAGTCGACATTGCTTGGGTTGATGGCCGGCCTCGATCGACCAACCGCCGGATCTATTCAACTGGACGGGATAGACATCACCACTATGTCTGAGAGCCGGATGGCCCGCTTCCGGCGCGAAAAGGTGGGTTATATCTTTCAATCGTTTCATCTTATTCCGACTCTGACCGCAATCGAAAACGTCGCGGTTCCCCTGGAGCTCAGCGGCATGAGTCGAGCCGGTGATCGGGCGGCGGAACTGCTTGCCGCAGTCGGATTGTCCGACCGGATGGGGCACTATCCGGTTCAGCTATCCGGGGGCGAACAACAACGAGTCGCGGTGGCCCGGGCTTTTGCCTGTCGCCCGCCTATCTTATTGGCGGATGAGCCGACGGGGAATCTCGACAGTTCCACCGGTGCCCATGTCATCGAGTTGCTCCTCTCGCTTCACCGTGATTCCGGCGCCACCCTCGTGCTGGTGACACATGATGCAGCACTGGCCTCATCGATGCAGCGTGTCCTGTCGCTACGAGACGGACGCCTGGAGTCCGACAACATGACCAGGGGTGCGGAATTCCTCGACGACTCCTCGGCAACCTCGCCACGTTCAGAGCAGGCGTCCTCCGCCGATCGATCATCCTTGGACCTCTTCCCCACCTTCGGGTCATGA
- a CDS encoding arylesterase, whose product MSASDNRPRIVAFGDSLTAGLGVQADESYPAQLQRQLDSLGYHYRVINAGVSGDTTAGGLRRVPWILNNKPDLVILELGANDGLRGLPVDQTKNNLRQIIRQLQAAGTTVVLAGMKLPPNYGEDYTASFEAMYRLLAKESRLLFIPFFLEGVGGSSSLNQADGIHPTKEGYEVIVEQVLKVLRPMLNEGTHNPMPAHKQG is encoded by the coding sequence TTGTCGGCATCGGACAACAGGCCCCGTATCGTCGCGTTTGGAGACAGTCTCACCGCCGGATTGGGGGTGCAGGCCGATGAATCCTACCCGGCTCAACTCCAACGCCAACTCGATAGCCTCGGCTACCACTACCGGGTGATCAATGCCGGTGTCAGCGGTGACACGACGGCCGGCGGCCTTCGACGCGTACCCTGGATTCTCAATAACAAACCTGACCTGGTGATTCTCGAATTGGGGGCGAACGACGGACTCCGGGGGCTTCCTGTCGATCAAACAAAAAACAATCTCCGTCAGATCATCCGACAGCTACAGGCAGCCGGTACGACGGTTGTTTTGGCTGGGATGAAGCTGCCGCCGAATTATGGAGAGGATTACACGGCAAGCTTTGAAGCCATGTACCGGCTGTTGGCCAAAGAAAGCCGGCTTCTCTTCATCCCCTTTTTCCTCGAAGGGGTTGGCGGTTCATCCTCGCTGAATCAGGCTGACGGCATTCACCCAACCAAGGAGGGATACGAAGTCATCGTGGAGCAGGTGCTTAAAGTACTCAGGCCAATGCTGAACGAGGGGACACACAACCCCATGCCCGCTCACAAGCAGGGTTGA
- a CDS encoding SWIM zinc finger family protein → MQKKILCSAERLGLLDPQMIQAVSDASSFQIAHQYLTANRVRIVEADDSQITSAVIGNAGLYEQTIRLKDGHLVSKCSCTLLEEPMCRHCIAVLLEYQRWAQPKQSRKPRPVKESVATSPVGPSENGKKTTPHSSTPDVKLSEVMVFLEWLEPATKALERQEPLPSPPALGHGAALTWIQTIRNLDERRRENEEVMTNLESQLKDRDADVGQLTQQLQASLRESNAAHAATQELQREVISYKEVLARVSELTTEIVRHIGQMRAVTGDMQQKGSQLEKLVGSFKEVAEALQSAVVLPPH, encoded by the coding sequence ATGCAAAAGAAAATTCTCTGCAGCGCTGAACGACTCGGCTTGCTCGATCCGCAAATGATCCAGGCCGTTTCGGATGCCTCGTCCTTTCAAATCGCCCATCAGTACTTGACTGCGAATCGCGTCCGTATCGTCGAAGCCGATGATTCCCAAATCACGTCTGCCGTCATCGGGAATGCGGGGCTGTACGAGCAGACCATCCGTTTGAAAGACGGCCACCTCGTCTCGAAATGTTCCTGCACGCTTCTCGAAGAGCCAATGTGCCGCCATTGCATCGCGGTATTACTGGAATATCAGCGATGGGCCCAGCCCAAGCAATCACGAAAGCCAAGGCCTGTGAAGGAGTCGGTCGCGACGTCTCCGGTCGGCCCTTCGGAGAATGGGAAAAAGACCACCCCGCACTCGTCCACACCCGACGTGAAGCTCAGCGAGGTCATGGTGTTTCTGGAATGGCTGGAACCTGCGACGAAAGCTCTTGAGCGGCAAGAGCCGCTACCTAGTCCGCCCGCGCTCGGTCACGGAGCAGCCCTTACGTGGATCCAAACAATTAGGAACCTTGATGAGCGACGCAGGGAAAATGAAGAGGTCATGACGAACCTCGAATCTCAGTTGAAAGACCGCGACGCTGACGTGGGACAACTGACACAACAACTCCAGGCCTCTCTGCGGGAGAGCAATGCCGCGCATGCCGCCACTCAGGAACTTCAACGGGAAGTGATCTCCTACAAGGAGGTGTTGGCCAGAGTCAGCGAGTTGACGACCGAGATCGTGCGGCACATCGGACAAATGCGGGCGGTGACGGGTGATATGCAGCAGAAGGGCTCTCAGCTCGAGAAGCTTGTCGGCTCATTTAAAGAGGTGGCTGAAGCGCTTCAGTCAGCCGTTGTGCTACCCCCCCACTGA
- a CDS encoding ChaN family lipoprotein: MRMRFLSTDSLGWQSSVLLLVLVGLLAFPIGCAAERDGSLRSTADEGWQPWQILDTRTGRVLSFSELINNLERSDIVYLGEEHHNPYHIEAALKVLEHLVADGIEPTIGMEMFGWDGQPALDAYVATDQPVTSEFLEQVRWKQNWGGAFEDYAPLVTFARDRRLSVRAMNPPKPLIRRVVKQGLDQAKQEPEWAPWGILQDEIIDDPPYREKIVDQLRRCHGGSEEHFRTMYEASMVRDEGMARTLVIAQEEFRRENGGPRRMIVSYTGGGHVQFNLPVPKRVARRLGGDVKQTTIYMTSFEPAKTAEIQALMQEFIADYVWLTPTGKANPAKPCR; the protein is encoded by the coding sequence ATGCGAATGCGATTTCTATCTACGGATTCTCTAGGTTGGCAATCGAGCGTCCTGCTGCTCGTGCTCGTCGGTCTGCTGGCATTTCCGATCGGTTGTGCGGCTGAGCGCGACGGCAGCCTCCGGTCCACCGCCGATGAGGGATGGCAACCTTGGCAAATTCTCGACACTCGCACCGGCCGCGTGCTCTCGTTTTCAGAATTGATCAATAACCTGGAACGGTCCGACATCGTCTATCTGGGAGAGGAACACCACAATCCCTACCATATCGAAGCCGCGCTCAAAGTATTGGAGCACTTGGTGGCCGATGGCATTGAACCCACCATTGGAATGGAGATGTTCGGCTGGGACGGGCAACCGGCGCTCGACGCCTATGTCGCGACTGATCAGCCCGTCACGAGCGAGTTTTTGGAACAGGTGCGCTGGAAACAGAATTGGGGTGGCGCGTTTGAAGATTACGCCCCATTGGTGACATTCGCGCGAGACCGACGCTTATCTGTCCGGGCGATGAACCCACCCAAGCCCTTGATTCGTCGCGTCGTCAAACAGGGCCTTGACCAAGCCAAGCAAGAGCCTGAATGGGCCCCGTGGGGAATCCTACAGGATGAGATCATCGACGATCCCCCATACCGCGAGAAGATCGTCGATCAGTTGAGACGGTGCCACGGAGGAAGCGAGGAGCACTTCCGGACCATGTACGAGGCATCAATGGTCCGGGATGAGGGCATGGCAAGAACGCTGGTTATCGCGCAAGAGGAATTTCGCCGCGAAAACGGCGGCCCCCGTCGTATGATCGTGAGTTACACGGGAGGTGGCCATGTTCAATTCAACCTCCCCGTGCCGAAGCGAGTCGCCAGACGCCTGGGAGGTGACGTCAAACAGACCACAATTTACATGACATCGTTCGAGCCTGCTAAAACAGCCGAGATTCAGGCTCTCATGCAAGAATTCATTGCGGATTATGTTTGGCTGACACCCACGGGCAAAGCCAATCCGGCCAAACCCTGCCGGTAG
- a CDS encoding AAA family ATPase → MNPTGIIQAIQENIARVIKGKPQVIEMSIVALLARGHLLLEDVPGVGKTTLAHSLARSLDCSFKRIQFTSDLLPSDIVGVSIFNRQKQAFEFMPGPIFANIVLADEINRTTPKTQSSLLEAMSEAQISFDNKTYPLNQPFMVIATQNPAEYHGTFPLPESQLDRFLMRLRIGYPSPEEEKKVLDRPQSLHPAEQLQPLLATHDVLLLQEQVDRVLMEESITDYLLAIVQRTRQSELLSLGVSTRGALALSRAAKALSLVRGRTYCLPDDIKELAPIVLSHRIMVARAQGLRQRSFEQAEQIIQDLVDSIPVPV, encoded by the coding sequence ATGAATCCAACGGGAATCATTCAAGCCATCCAGGAAAATATTGCGCGGGTGATCAAAGGTAAACCGCAAGTGATCGAAATGAGCATTGTCGCGCTGCTGGCCCGCGGGCATCTCCTTCTGGAGGATGTGCCAGGGGTTGGAAAAACAACGCTCGCGCATAGTCTTGCGAGATCGCTCGATTGCTCCTTCAAGCGCATTCAGTTCACGAGCGATCTGCTTCCATCCGATATCGTGGGCGTCTCGATCTTCAATCGCCAGAAACAAGCCTTTGAGTTCATGCCGGGCCCGATTTTCGCCAACATCGTATTGGCGGATGAAATCAATCGAACGACCCCGAAAACACAAAGCAGCCTTTTGGAGGCGATGAGCGAAGCGCAGATTTCATTCGACAATAAAACCTATCCCTTGAATCAGCCCTTCATGGTCATTGCAACGCAGAATCCCGCTGAATACCATGGCACGTTTCCCCTTCCGGAGTCGCAGCTGGATCGGTTCTTGATGCGGCTTCGCATCGGCTATCCCTCGCCGGAGGAAGAGAAAAAGGTCCTCGACCGACCGCAATCGCTCCATCCGGCCGAACAACTCCAACCGTTGTTGGCGACTCATGATGTCCTTCTGCTCCAAGAACAGGTCGATCGCGTTCTCATGGAGGAAAGCATTACGGACTATCTTTTGGCCATTGTCCAACGCACCAGGCAGTCGGAGCTCTTGTCATTGGGGGTCAGTACCCGAGGAGCGTTGGCGTTGAGTCGGGCCGCCAAGGCTTTGTCGCTCGTCCGCGGTCGGACCTATTGTCTGCCGGATGATATTAAGGAACTGGCCCCCATCGTGTTGTCTCACCGCATTATGGTGGCCCGCGCGCAGGGGTTGCGTCAGCGAAGTTTTGAGCAAGCTGAGCAGATCATTCAGGATTTGGTCGACTCGATTCCTGTTCCCGTCTAG